In Candidatus Krumholzibacteriia bacterium, a single genomic region encodes these proteins:
- a CDS encoding matrixin family metalloprotease, with protein sequence MHRMTNQQVTAAVACACAGLLLTSRSEAFRMIRNAGVGRTSSGSTVPCNDPGGFVHWTTSSVGWSLNPANQGSKAGVVGALQNAMTSWNQVTPASYTVVYIGTTSRGFTTDGVNTVMWSVGNGCTGGCLAITALVLLSGQVITETDISFNDAATWNTNGSDYDVQAIAAHEFGHTLGIHHTEVKKASNRPTMYANYIGLSGRTLESDDRDALNCSFNRYRPAVLVVAGVETGNKTMATLSARPNPHGANLRFPLMHEDHVRLDLFNVAGRHVATLVDTEMGPGEHEVAWDGATSQGQVANGVYFARLATREGRTSATVILAR encoded by the coding sequence ATGCACAGAATGACCAACCAGCAGGTAACGGCCGCGGTCGCGTGCGCGTGCGCCGGACTTCTGCTCACATCCAGATCCGAGGCCTTCCGCATGATCCGGAATGCCGGTGTCGGACGCACCTCCTCGGGGTCCACCGTGCCCTGTAATGACCCCGGCGGTTTCGTACACTGGACGACGTCGTCGGTCGGATGGTCGCTCAACCCCGCCAATCAGGGCAGCAAAGCGGGCGTGGTGGGAGCGCTCCAGAATGCGATGACCTCTTGGAATCAGGTCACACCGGCGAGTTACACGGTGGTCTATATCGGAACGACCAGCCGCGGGTTCACCACCGATGGCGTCAACACCGTGATGTGGTCGGTCGGGAACGGTTGCACCGGGGGTTGCCTGGCGATCACTGCCCTTGTCCTGCTATCCGGCCAGGTGATCACCGAAACGGACATCTCGTTCAACGACGCCGCGACCTGGAACACCAACGGGAGCGACTACGATGTCCAAGCGATTGCGGCCCACGAGTTCGGTCACACCCTGGGCATCCACCACACCGAAGTGAAGAAAGCAAGTAACCGGCCCACGATGTATGCCAATTACATCGGCCTCTCCGGCCGGACCCTGGAGAGCGACGACCGCGACGCCCTGAATTGCTCCTTCAACCGCTATCGGCCCGCCGTTCTTGTGGTGGCTGGAGTGGAAACCGGGAACAAGACCATGGCCACGCTCAGCGCGCGCCCGAACCCGCATGGCGCCAACCTGCGTTTCCCGCTCATGCACGAGGACCACGTGAGGCTCGATCTCTTCAACGTCGCTGGGCGCCATGTCGCGACCCTGGTGGACACCGAGATGGGGCCCGGCGAGCACGAGGTGGCATGGGACGGCGCCACGAGTCAGGGCCAGGTCGCGAACGGCGTGTACTTTGCGCGCCTCGCGACGCGCGAAGGCCGGACCAGCGCCACCGTGATCCTTGCGCGGTAG